One window of the Thunnus albacares chromosome 3, fThuAlb1.1, whole genome shotgun sequence genome contains the following:
- the sfrp2 gene encoding secreted frizzled-related protein 2, with the protein MRAFISTVTVLWVIILPCMEAIHGLYSFGQHEFFYKKNNCKPIPANLLLCHDIEYTEMRLPNLLGHETMNEVLQQASSWIPLVQKQCHPDTRKFLCSLFAPVCLDDLDEPIQPCRSLCESVKYGCAPVMSAFGFPWPKMLDCDRFPLDNDLCIPPAGIDNFALVTKEVPRVCDACKETDENDNEIVDNLCKNDFALKIKVKEISYINGDTKIVPETKSKTIYKLNGVTERDLRKTVLWLKDGLQCICEEMNDINAAYLVMGQKMDGHLVITSLRRWQKGQREFKRISRSIRKLQC; encoded by the exons ATGAGAGCCTTTATTTCGACAGTGACAGTGTTATGGGTGATAATACTACCCTGCATGGAAGCTATTCACGGATTGTACAGTTTTGGccagcatgaatttttctacAAAAAGAATAACTGCAAACCCATTCCTGCAAACCTCCTATTGTGCCACGATATAGAGTACACGGAGATGCGCCTCCCGAACCTGCTCGGACACGAAACCATGAATGAAGTTCTGCAGCAAGCTTCGTCTTGGATCCCGCTGGTTCAGAAGCAATGTCATCCCGACACAAGAAAGTTCCTGTGCTCCCTTTTCGCTCCTGTCTGTCTGGACGATTTGGACGAGCCCATACAGCCGTGCAGGTCCCTGTGCGAAAGCGTTAAATACGGCTGCGCGCCCGTGATGTCCGCTTTCGGCTTTCCATGGCCAAAGATGTTAGACTGCGATCGTTTTCCACTCGACAATGACCTGTGCATACCACCTGCAGGCATCGATAACTTTGCACTAGTCACCAAAGAGG TGCCCAGAGTGTGTGATGCTTGCAAGGAAACGGatgaaaatgacaatgaaatTGTCGACAACTTGTGTAAAAATGACTTTG CTCTGAAGATCAAAGTCAAGGAGATCTCCTACATCAACGGTGACACCAAGATAGTGCCAGAGACCAAGAGCAAGACCATTTACAAGCTGAACGGTGTGACGGAGCGTGACCTGAGGAAGACGGTGCTGTGGCTGAAGGACGGCCTGCAGTGCATCTGTGAGGAGATGAATGACATCAATGCTGCCTACCTGGTCATGGGCCAGAAGATGGACGGCCATCTGGTCATCACCTCGCTGAGGCGTTGGCAGAAGGGACAGCGCGAGTTTAAGAGGATTTCCCGCAGTATCCGCAAGCTGCAGTGctag